A single Mesomycoplasma ovipneumoniae DNA region contains:
- the rpmB gene encoding 50S ribosomal protein L28: protein MARKDPISQRGPMSGNNRSHALNATKRKFNLNLQQIVLKTASGQKVRIKVSAKTKKTLQKWGKI from the coding sequence ATGGCAAGAAAAGACCCAATTTCACAACGTGGACCAATGAGCGGAAATAACCGTTCTCACGCCCTAAATGCAACAAAACGTAAATTTAATTTAAATTTACAACAAATAGTACTAAAAACTGCCTCAGGGCAAAAAGTTCGTATTAAAGTTTCAGCTAAAACCAAAAAAACCTTACAAAAATGAGGTAAAATTTAA
- the rplT gene encoding 50S ribosomal protein L20, with the protein MRVKGGSVTRQRRRRWLKLAKGYWGHKSIGFKVAKQAVIKSWTYAFRDRKQRKREFRKLWISRINAAARDQGISYSQLMHKIKLANIEINRKMLAEMAISRKTEFDNIIKIALEKGQK; encoded by the coding sequence ATGAGAGTCAAAGGTGGAAGTGTAACGCGCCAGCGTCGCCGTCGTTGATTAAAATTAGCAAAAGGTTATTGAGGGCATAAATCAATCGGATTTAAAGTTGCAAAACAGGCAGTAATTAAATCTTGAACCTATGCTTTTCGTGATCGAAAACAGCGTAAACGTGAATTTCGAAAATTATGAATTAGTAGAATAAATGCTGCAGCTCGTGACCAAGGAATTTCATATTCGCAATTAATGCATAAAATCAAACTTGCAAACATTGAAATTAATCGTAAAATGCTTGCTGAAATGGCAATTAGCCGCAAAACTGAATTTGATAATATCATTAAAATTGCTTTAGAAAAAGGTCAAAAATAA
- a CDS encoding IS256 family transposase gives MPKNLKKSLKPDTFLKLPYETGKLGFTEALLRAELSQHLGYEKSNRSKKGVHRPNKRNGFSDKTVNYNHNSFRLKIPRDRNGTFENKLLGKYETNLGDIEEQVFSLFASGMSYENIVNTIKSIYKKEISNAWISSVTDKLLPEIEKWKSRKIENSYPILYIDGMFFNVKENGVFVKKSLYLILAIDWDGNKKALGFWIKNTESASNWLDVFNELKTRGLEDVLIISCDNLSGISQAIEAVFPQTDVQKCVVHQIRNSLLKVSNKDKKEFVLDMKKIYQAANQEFAMQNLDKFAEKWGQKYPSIIKSWYTNFVELTTFFKYPYELRQAIYTTNLIESMNRIIRKNTKTKGGIQSVNYLSKITYLTLQNASTKWQKVRNWFMIKKQLEIIFPNRLNNVKLN, from the coding sequence TTACCAAAAAACTTAAAAAAGTCCCTAAAACCAGATACTTTTTTAAAATTACCTTATGAAACTGGGAAACTCGGGTTTACTGAGGCGCTCTTAAGGGCGGAATTAAGCCAACATTTAGGCTATGAAAAAAGTAACCGAAGCAAAAAAGGCGTGCATAGGCCAAATAAGCGAAACGGATTTTCGGACAAAACTGTGAATTATAATCATAATAGTTTTCGTCTAAAAATACCAAGAGATCGAAATGGCACTTTTGAGAACAAATTACTCGGTAAATACGAAACAAATTTAGGCGATATCGAAGAGCAAGTGTTTTCACTTTTTGCATCAGGAATGTCATATGAAAATATTGTTAACACAATAAAAAGTATCTATAAAAAAGAAATAAGTAATGCCTGAATTTCTTCAGTTACTGACAAATTATTGCCTGAAATTGAAAAGTGAAAATCGCGAAAAATTGAGAATTCCTATCCAATTTTGTACATTGATGGGATGTTTTTTAATGTTAAAGAAAACGGTGTTTTTGTCAAAAAATCACTTTATCTTATTCTTGCAATTGATTGGGACGGAAATAAAAAAGCACTGGGATTTTGGATTAAAAATACCGAATCAGCAAGTAATTGACTTGATGTTTTTAACGAACTAAAAACTCGCGGGCTGGAAGATGTTCTAATAATTTCTTGCGATAATCTAAGCGGAATTAGTCAAGCAATTGAAGCGGTTTTCCCGCAAACAGATGTTCAAAAATGTGTTGTTCACCAAATTAGAAACTCGCTTTTAAAAGTTTCTAACAAAGACAAAAAAGAGTTTGTCCTTGATATGAAAAAGATTTATCAAGCGGCTAATCAAGAATTTGCAATGCAAAATCTTGATAAATTTGCGGAAAAATGAGGCCAAAAATATCCTTCAATTATCAAGTCTTGGTATACAAATTTCGTTGAACTAACGACATTTTTTAAATATCCATATGAATTGAGGCAAGCAATTTATACGACAAATTTAATTGAGTCAATGAATAGAATAATTAGGAAAAATACAAAAACAAAAGGCGGAATTCAAAGTGTAAATTACCTTTCAAAAATAACTTATTTAACTCTCCAAAACGCATCTACAAAATGACAAAAGGTAAGAAATTGATTCATGATTAAAAAACAATTAGAAATTATTTTCCCTAATCGGTTAAATAATGTAAAATTAAATTAG
- the infC gene encoding translation initiation factor IF-3 — protein sequence MNPKNLFQRKPQQDHQINENIMFPNVFLVGSDNEKIGKTPTKEALELAKSKGLDLVLISIKEVKTKDEKVQKVPIAKILDYGKFRYDIKKKKKEEKEKQSFTNNREIRVSFNINKQDILVKSKKAREFILDGDRVKIALRFRGREITRIDQGKITLEIFFDQLKYIAKKSKEISQNGNFLVMHLERDRKKLPKFTSSKQLKELLEYEEIQNKEKNA from the coding sequence TTGAATCCTAAAAATCTTTTTCAAAGAAAGCCACAACAAGATCACCAAATTAACGAAAATATTATGTTTCCTAACGTTTTTTTAGTTGGATCTGACAATGAAAAAATTGGAAAAACTCCGACTAAAGAAGCGCTTGAACTTGCAAAATCCAAAGGACTTGACTTAGTTTTAATTTCAATTAAAGAAGTAAAAACTAAAGATGAAAAAGTTCAAAAAGTTCCAATAGCGAAAATTCTTGATTATGGTAAGTTTCGATACGACATAAAAAAGAAAAAAAAGGAAGAAAAGGAAAAGCAATCCTTTACTAATAACCGCGAAATACGGGTGAGTTTTAATATTAACAAGCAAGATATTCTTGTAAAATCAAAAAAAGCTAGAGAGTTTATTCTTGATGGCGACCGTGTAAAAATTGCTCTTCGTTTTCGTGGTCGTGAAATTACCCGAATTGATCAAGGTAAAATAACACTTGAGATATTTTTTGACCAATTGAAATACATTGCCAAAAAAAGCAAGGAAATTTCGCAAAACGGTAATTTTTTAGTTATGCATCTTGAACGTGATCGCAAAAAACTACCTAAATTCACTTCTTCAAAACAGCTAAAAGAACTTTTAGAATACGAAGAAATTCAAAATAAGGAAAAAAATGCCTAA
- a CDS encoding IS1634 family transposase, with translation MKKQNLFLFSVWGSSKDKPYKYVGWTQGYSKGPKRWFSLGNERNLEKINPNAVQIIKEKLKLFSNLDDKDKVKAILLDSIKNSAIIEGSVFVGGELIEKLIEKHNIFESLPKSRHKNMKEIFNYLISKRITDPGSIINAFDKKDDYSNQINASKNSFYRLLDLVFESQNQLLNSVNKMVTSELGKRDSEFYFDSSTIYFETFERNGLRIPGYSKDAKFKEDQIVIGLACDKNGIPFHIKVFKGNTGDSSTLIPFVLDVESKYNIKNMTIIADRGMSTAANIRFLESRNYNFIISYRAKVGTQKFKNYLLDPRDYVDVNADFKYKKEEFYSSYKNKRYTENIRRRIITYSTKRAIKDRKAREEQIESFIKKQNKDGFIEVNKLFGKKPKYFKEISNMKFELDQSKIDKDKQFDGYYVYETNMLNLNVLDIVEKYQKQWNIEANFRSLKGLLNIRPVFLRIDEHILAHTLLCFISLVILKTIIFKINKHISDNKLFENNQLTEVGLVTMLQKLRQRVEFNTLDQQITFKNRDGVPSDPNIWNRYDFYFDILINH, from the coding sequence ATGAAAAAACAAAATTTGTTTTTATTTAGTGTTTGAGGATCTTCAAAAGATAAACCATATAAATATGTTGGCTGAACACAAGGTTATTCCAAAGGTCCAAAACGTTGATTTAGTTTAGGAAATGAGCGGAATTTGGAAAAAATTAATCCAAATGCTGTTCAAATTATCAAAGAAAAATTGAAATTGTTTTCAAATTTAGATGACAAAGATAAAGTCAAGGCTATTTTACTTGATTCTATTAAAAATTCCGCAATAATCGAAGGTTCGGTTTTTGTTGGTGGGGAATTAATTGAAAAACTTATTGAAAAGCACAATATTTTTGAGTCACTTCCTAAAAGTAGACATAAAAATATGAAAGAAATTTTTAACTACTTAATTTCAAAACGGATCACTGATCCTGGCAGCATTATTAATGCTTTTGATAAAAAGGATGACTACTCAAATCAAATAAATGCTTCCAAAAATAGCTTTTATAGACTCCTAGATCTTGTCTTTGAGTCACAAAATCAACTTTTAAATAGTGTCAACAAAATGGTAACAAGCGAACTTGGAAAAAGGGACAGTGAATTTTATTTTGACTCATCAACAATCTATTTTGAGACATTTGAAAGAAATGGATTAAGAATTCCTGGCTATTCTAAAGATGCTAAATTCAAAGAAGACCAAATTGTCATTGGCTTAGCGTGTGATAAAAATGGTATTCCTTTTCATATTAAAGTTTTTAAAGGAAATACCGGCGATTCTAGTACATTAATCCCTTTTGTATTAGATGTTGAATCCAAATATAATATCAAAAATATGACAATAATCGCTGATCGCGGCATGTCAACTGCTGCAAATATTCGATTTCTTGAATCAAGAAACTATAATTTTATTATTTCATATCGTGCAAAGGTAGGGACTCAAAAATTCAAAAATTATTTACTAGATCCAAGGGATTATGTTGATGTAAATGCGGATTTTAAGTATAAAAAAGAAGAATTTTATTCATCTTATAAAAATAAAAGATACACTGAAAATATTAGAAGAAGAATTATTACTTACAGTACAAAAAGAGCGATAAAAGACAGAAAAGCTCGTGAAGAGCAAATCGAAAGTTTTATTAAAAAACAAAATAAAGACGGTTTTATTGAAGTAAACAAATTGTTTGGTAAAAAACCTAAATATTTTAAGGAAATTTCAAACATGAAATTTGAATTAGATCAAAGTAAAATTGACAAAGACAAACAATTTGACGGTTACTATGTTTATGAAACAAATATGCTAAATTTGAATGTCTTAGATATAGTTGAAAAATACCAAAAACAGTGGAATATTGAAGCTAATTTTAGAAGTCTAAAAGGTTTGTTGAATATTCGGCCCGTATTTTTAAGAATTGACGAGCACATTCTAGCTCATACACTTTTGTGTTTTATCTCACTAGTTATTTTAAAAACTATAATATTTAAAATCAACAAACATATTAGTGATAACAAGTTATTTGAAAACAATCAATTAACTGAGGTTGGTTTAGTAACGATGTTGCAAAAATTAAGGCAAAGGGTTGAATTTAACACTTTAGATCAGCAAATAACATTTAAAAATCGAGATGGTGTTCCTAGTGATCCGAATATTTGAAATAGGTATGATTTTTACTTTGATATCTTAATAAATCACTAA
- the rpmI gene encoding 50S ribosomal protein L35, producing MPKIKLKTKSALKKRIKVTATGKIKHGHAYRSHLAQNKTTKQKRQSRKATLIDPSDYKRIKKLI from the coding sequence ATGCCTAAAATCAAATTAAAAACAAAGTCAGCATTGAAAAAAAGAATTAAGGTTACTGCAACCGGAAAAATTAAGCACGGACATGCATATCGCTCACATTTAGCGCAAAATAAAACTACAAAACAAAAGCGCCAATCAAGAAAAGCTACTTTAATCGATCCTTCAGATTATAAAAGAATAAAAAAACTAATTTAA